The following proteins are co-located in the Gloeocapsa sp. PCC 7428 genome:
- the grxC gene encoding glutaredoxin 3, giving the protein MNPNIEIYTWSRCPFCIRAKALLKEKGVEFTEYVIDGDETARSQMAKRANGRRSVPQIFINDHHIGGCDDLYELEFQGKLDQLLAA; this is encoded by the coding sequence ATGAATCCTAACATTGAAATTTACACATGGAGCCGATGCCCTTTTTGTATTCGCGCCAAAGCTTTGCTTAAAGAGAAAGGCGTTGAGTTTACAGAATATGTGATTGATGGTGATGAGACAGCGCGATCGCAGATGGCAAAACGCGCGAATGGTAGACGTTCGGTACCGCAGATTTTTATTAATGACCATCATATCGGCGGCTGTGACGACTTGTACGAATTGGAATTTCAAGGCAAGCTCGATCAACTATTAGCAGCATAA
- the rsgA gene encoding small ribosomal subunit biogenesis GTPase RsgA: MSNEVTSNERLNDADAPLRGTVVAVQANYYQVRLDPSPHSLHPSSLLLCTRRARLKKLGQQVMVGDRVEIVEPDWAGGRGAIAGVLPRKSQLDRPPIANAEQILLVFALAEPPLEPYQLSRFLVKAESTGLGVRLCFNKSDLLTLEQQQQWRDRLQQWGYQPVLISIRDGIGISEVRDLLKLRISAVAGPSGVGKSSLINALIPTVHLRTNEVSGKLSRGRHTTRHVELFTLPDGGLLADTPGFNQPDLTCYPHELANYFPEIRQRLVQQSCQFSDCLHRDEPNCAVRGDWERYEHYLAFLEEAIAYQEHINQQADPESSLKLKTKRGKRQYEPKLDTKYRQHSRRTQHQALEQLYQEAEES, translated from the coding sequence ATGAGCAATGAAGTGACATCAAACGAGAGGCTTAATGACGCTGATGCACCGTTAAGAGGTACAGTAGTAGCAGTTCAAGCGAACTACTACCAAGTACGTTTAGACCCCTCGCCGCACTCTTTGCACCCCTCATCTCTTCTGTTATGTACGCGGCGGGCGCGGCTGAAGAAACTAGGACAGCAAGTTATGGTAGGCGATCGCGTCGAAATTGTGGAACCTGATTGGGCGGGTGGTAGAGGCGCGATCGCAGGTGTTTTGCCGCGAAAATCACAATTGGATCGTCCGCCAATCGCGAATGCTGAGCAAATTCTCTTGGTTTTTGCTTTAGCAGAACCACCCCTAGAACCCTACCAACTGAGTCGCTTTTTGGTGAAAGCTGAATCTACAGGACTCGGCGTACGTTTATGTTTTAACAAAAGCGATTTACTGACGCTGGAACAACAGCAACAATGGCGCGATCGCTTACAGCAATGGGGCTATCAACCCGTATTGATCAGCATACGTGATGGAATCGGTATCTCAGAAGTACGCGATCTGCTCAAACTGCGTATTTCTGCGGTGGCTGGACCTTCGGGGGTGGGAAAATCAAGTTTGATTAATGCTTTGATTCCGACAGTTCACCTGCGTACCAACGAGGTTTCTGGAAAACTAAGTCGCGGGCGACATACGACTCGTCATGTAGAACTCTTTACATTACCTGACGGCGGATTACTCGCAGATACTCCTGGGTTTAATCAACCGGATTTGACGTGTTACCCACACGAGTTAGCAAATTATTTTCCAGAGATCCGACAGCGGTTAGTGCAACAAAGTTGTCAATTTAGCGATTGTTTACACCGTGATGAGCCTAATTGTGCAGTGCGCGGTGATTGGGAACGCTACGAGCATTATTTAGCTTTTCTAGAGGAAGCGATCGCGTACCAAGAACACATCAATCAGCAAGCTGATCCTGAGTCGAGTTTGAAACTGAAAACGAAGCGCGGTAAAAGACAATACGAACCCAAGCTAGACACAAAATATCGGCAGCATTCACGACGGACTCAACATCAAGCGCTAGAGCAACTTTACCAAGAAGCCGAGGAGTCGTAG
- a CDS encoding sulfurtransferase TusA family protein, with translation MNQTALSQPHAQLDLRGTPCPLNFVRTKLRLEKMPPGSRLEVWLDPGEPIEQVPDSLTMAGYPVEQITECNGYFALLVLRPGDASMRDQKSEVGG, from the coding sequence ATGAATCAAACCGCGCTATCTCAACCGCACGCGCAACTCGATTTGCGCGGTACTCCTTGTCCGCTAAACTTTGTGCGGACAAAGCTGCGTTTGGAAAAAATGCCGCCAGGGTCGCGCTTAGAAGTTTGGCTAGACCCTGGCGAGCCAATTGAGCAGGTTCCTGATAGTTTGACGATGGCAGGTTATCCAGTTGAACAGATTACCGAATGCAATGGTTATTTTGCGTTGTTAGTCCTGCGCCCTGGTGATGCCAGCATGAGGGATCAAAAGTCAGAGGTTGGAGGTTAG
- the dnaJ gene encoding molecular chaperone DnaJ yields MARDYYEILGVSRDADKEEIKRAYRRLARKYHPDVNKEAGAEERFKEINRAYEVLSEPETRARYDRFGEAGVAGGVGVGGFQDMGDMGGFADLFESFFSGFSGAGQTRSRRSGPVRGDDLRLDLKLEFREAVFGGEKEIRISHLETCEVCSGSGAKPGTRPRTCSTCSGSGQVRRVTRTPFGSFTQVSTCPTCNGTGQMIEEKCDACEGNGVRQVTKKLKITIPAGVDNGTRLRISSEGDAGQRSGPPGDLYVYLFVNEDAEFQREGINILSEIKISYLQAILGCRIQVNTVDGPQELVVPAGTQPNTVITLENHGVPRLGNPVSRGDHLITILIDIPTKITTEERELLEKLAKIKGDRTGKGGLEGFLGNLFQR; encoded by the coding sequence ATGGCCCGCGACTACTACGAAATTTTAGGTGTTTCTCGTGACGCCGACAAAGAAGAAATCAAGCGCGCCTATCGGCGATTAGCCCGCAAGTATCACCCAGATGTGAACAAGGAGGCGGGAGCAGAGGAGCGCTTTAAAGAAATTAATCGGGCTTACGAAGTGCTTTCTGAACCCGAAACCCGCGCGCGTTACGATCGCTTTGGCGAAGCTGGTGTCGCTGGTGGAGTTGGAGTCGGCGGATTCCAAGATATGGGCGACATGGGCGGCTTTGCCGATTTGTTTGAAAGCTTCTTTAGCGGTTTTTCTGGTGCAGGACAAACGCGATCGCGGCGCAGTGGTCCGGTTCGCGGGGACGATCTGCGGCTAGATCTCAAATTAGAATTTCGCGAAGCCGTTTTTGGTGGCGAAAAAGAAATCCGCATTTCGCACTTAGAAACGTGTGAAGTTTGTAGCGGTTCGGGTGCAAAACCAGGAACTCGACCGCGTACTTGTTCGACGTGTAGTGGTTCCGGTCAAGTGCGGCGCGTGACACGTACGCCTTTTGGTAGTTTTACCCAAGTATCTACTTGTCCTACGTGTAATGGCACAGGACAGATGATCGAAGAAAAGTGCGATGCTTGTGAAGGTAATGGTGTCCGCCAAGTTACCAAGAAACTGAAAATTACAATTCCGGCTGGGGTAGATAATGGTACGCGCTTAAGGATTTCTAGCGAAGGCGATGCAGGTCAGCGCAGCGGTCCTCCAGGAGATTTGTATGTTTATTTATTTGTGAATGAAGATGCAGAATTTCAACGCGAAGGCATCAACATTCTCTCAGAGATCAAAATTAGCTATCTGCAAGCAATTTTAGGCTGTCGGATACAAGTAAACACCGTCGATGGACCACAAGAACTCGTCGTACCAGCGGGAACGCAACCGAACACGGTCATTACACTCGAAAATCACGGTGTTCCGCGCTTAGGTAATCCCGTGAGTCGTGGCGATCATTTGATTACAATTTTGATCGACATTCCCACAAAAATTACGACCGAAGAACGAGAACTGCTGGAGAAGTTAGCTAAAATTAAGGGCGATCGCACCGGTAAAGGTGGTCTAGAAGGGTTTTTAGGAAATCTGTTCCAGCGATGA
- the dnaK gene encoding molecular chaperone DnaK — protein sequence MGKVIGIDLGTTNSCVAILEGGQPMVIANSEGGRTTPSVVGFGKGRDHLIGQLAKRQLVTNAENTIYSIKRFIGRRWDDTATERSRVPYKCIKGRDDTVDVQIRDRTYTPQEISAMILRKLKQDAEGFLGEAIAQAVITVPAYFTDAQRQATKDAGTIAGLEVLRIINEPTAAALAYGLDKLEQEQKILVFDLGGGTFDVSILQLGDGVFEVKATAGNNHLGGDDFDSCIVNWMLACFHEQEKIDLSVDKMALQRLREAAEKAKIELSMLGTTSINLPFITADASGPKHLEMELTRAKFEELVNHLIAATVQPMSQALKDSGLQPADIDRIILVGGSTRIPAVTHAVQKFFNGKTPERSVNPDEAVALGAAIQGGVLGGEVEDVLLLDVTPLSLGIETLGEVFTKVIERNTTIPTSKSQVFSTATDGQSSVEIHVLQGERPLAKDNKSLGKFLLTGIPPAPRGIPQIEVSFEIDVNGILKVSAQDKGTGREQSICITNTGGLSAAEIERMRQEAEIYAEQDKKRIEMIALRNQAEDLLYNYEATLKDNEHLISDRLKLEVSQKAEELRAAFVEEITVEQAKQILNNFQQTLFAIGTDVYNNAEKAPNQQVSTEESIVWANKGDFESSNFSTADNATVAEDFDFDEDYTVTADYEAIE from the coding sequence ATGGGAAAAGTCATTGGCATCGACTTAGGCACCACGAACAGTTGTGTTGCCATCTTAGAAGGTGGTCAACCTATGGTTATTGCCAATTCAGAGGGGGGAAGAACAACTCCCAGCGTTGTGGGTTTTGGTAAAGGTCGCGATCACCTAATCGGACAACTCGCGAAGCGCCAACTCGTCACAAATGCCGAGAATACAATTTATAGCATCAAGCGATTTATCGGACGTCGCTGGGACGATACAGCTACAGAGCGCAGCCGAGTGCCATACAAATGTATTAAAGGTCGCGACGATACCGTAGATGTCCAAATCCGCGATCGCACCTACACACCTCAAGAAATTTCCGCAATGATTTTGCGGAAGCTCAAACAAGATGCCGAAGGTTTCTTAGGTGAAGCGATCGCCCAAGCTGTGATTACAGTACCAGCGTACTTTACAGACGCTCAACGTCAAGCGACCAAAGACGCTGGCACAATTGCTGGACTAGAAGTGCTACGCATCATCAATGAACCTACCGCAGCAGCTTTAGCTTACGGCTTGGACAAACTCGAACAAGAGCAAAAAATTCTGGTATTTGACCTTGGCGGCGGTACTTTCGATGTCTCGATATTACAGCTGGGAGACGGTGTTTTTGAAGTCAAAGCAACGGCTGGTAACAATCATCTTGGTGGCGATGACTTTGATAGCTGTATCGTTAACTGGATGCTCGCCTGTTTTCACGAACAAGAAAAAATTGATTTATCGGTAGACAAAATGGCACTACAGCGGTTGCGGGAAGCCGCTGAAAAAGCCAAAATTGAACTTTCGATGCTGGGGACGACATCAATCAATCTTCCCTTTATTACGGCTGACGCGAGTGGTCCTAAGCATCTAGAAATGGAACTGACGCGCGCTAAATTTGAAGAGTTAGTCAACCATTTAATCGCCGCGACGGTCCAACCTATGAGTCAGGCGTTGAAAGATAGTGGCTTGCAACCTGCTGATATTGACCGCATTATCTTGGTTGGTGGTTCCACGCGCATTCCAGCAGTTACCCATGCGGTGCAAAAGTTTTTCAACGGCAAAACTCCTGAACGTTCGGTCAATCCCGATGAAGCAGTAGCCTTAGGCGCAGCAATTCAAGGCGGGGTATTGGGCGGCGAAGTTGAAGATGTTTTACTGTTAGACGTTACACCGCTTTCGCTTGGCATCGAAACGTTAGGCGAAGTCTTTACAAAAGTTATCGAACGCAATACGACGATTCCAACGAGTAAATCGCAGGTTTTTTCCACAGCAACAGATGGTCAATCGTCGGTAGAAATTCACGTGCTTCAGGGAGAACGCCCGCTAGCCAAAGACAACAAAAGCCTTGGCAAGTTCCTCTTAACCGGAATTCCCCCCGCGCCGCGAGGAATCCCACAAATTGAGGTATCGTTTGAAATCGATGTCAATGGCATTCTCAAAGTTTCGGCTCAAGACAAAGGTACGGGGCGCGAGCAAAGTATTTGCATTACAAATACTGGGGGTTTAAGCGCTGCTGAAATCGAACGAATGCGCCAAGAGGCAGAAATCTATGCGGAACAAGATAAAAAACGTATAGAAATGATTGCTTTGCGTAACCAAGCAGAAGATTTGTTGTATAACTACGAAGCAACGCTAAAGGATAACGAACACTTAATCAGCGATCGCCTGAAGCTGGAAGTAAGCCAAAAAGCTGAGGAACTACGCGCCGCCTTTGTTGAAGAAATCACTGTCGAGCAAGCCAAGCAAATATTAAATAACTTTCAACAAACACTCTTTGCGATCGGTACAGATGTCTATAACAACGCTGAGAAAGCACCAAATCAACAAGTCAGTACCGAAGAAAGTATTGTATGGGCAAATAAAGGCGACTTTGAATCGAGCAATTTCAGCACCGCAGATAATGCTACCGTTGCAGAAGATTTTGATTTTGATGAAGATTACACTGTGACAGCTGACTATGAAGCGATTGAGTAA
- the grpE gene encoding nucleotide exchange factor GrpE, producing the protein MVDEDKQTEIAEQESNTSAETMNLNDNSEVNAQVVDSTSSSGETTGEENTVAAAFEQGQQQLAELTAQVESLKSQLEERTSQYIRIGADFENFRKRMQKEKEEIEQKIKRDTITELLPVVDNFERARSQIKPQTDAEMTIHKSYQSVYKQMVDTLKRLGVSAMRSEGSPFDPNYHEAVMREPTDEHPEGTVLEELVRGYFLGDRVLRHALVKVAAAPEPGETSATLDTE; encoded by the coding sequence ATGGTTGACGAGGATAAGCAAACAGAAATCGCAGAACAAGAGAGTAACACCTCAGCTGAAACAATGAATTTGAATGATAACTCCGAGGTAAATGCTCAAGTAGTAGACTCCACAAGCTCATCAGGCGAAACGACTGGTGAGGAAAATACTGTGGCGGCTGCTTTTGAACAAGGGCAGCAACAATTAGCTGAATTAACAGCACAGGTAGAATCGCTCAAATCGCAGTTGGAGGAGCGCACCTCTCAATATATAAGGATTGGGGCAGATTTTGAGAATTTCCGCAAGCGGATGCAGAAGGAAAAAGAAGAAATTGAGCAGAAAATTAAACGCGACACGATTACCGAGTTGTTGCCTGTAGTCGATAACTTTGAGCGGGCGCGATCGCAGATCAAGCCTCAAACTGACGCGGAAATGACAATTCATAAAAGCTACCAAAGCGTTTATAAGCAAATGGTAGACACCTTGAAACGTCTAGGAGTTTCTGCAATGCGCTCCGAAGGAAGTCCATTTGATCCGAACTATCATGAAGCCGTAATGCGTGAACCTACGGATGAACATCCCGAAGGAACAGTGTTAGAAGAATTAGTTCGGGGATATTTCCTAGGCGATCGCGTTTTACGTCATGCTTTAGTGAAAGTTGCGGCGGCTCCTGAACCAGGAGAAACCTCAGCAACGTTAGACACTGAGTAG
- a CDS encoding GspE/PulE family protein, which produces MTYSPSQRRALIVKNDFSPFGNKVIESGYVSNEQMQQALSESRKSKRPIIEVLESLTGRQLSPDLLRFYKKQQLFELKIVYGVEFIDPEINQIATNQVANLIDTLIPVDICRRFQLIPLSQTADPPSVLVAMVDPDHLEAQDNLTRILRPKSLGWQRIGITQEDFQQLLAKYLDAQVEQQKQREIQKSVDVQSEIEGLEGFDLQNANDEIEADLGAAIQNAEAAPVIALVNKILVKALQEKVSDIHIEPQEEHLRIRFRKDGVLRQAFEPLPKKIVAAVVARFKIISELDIAERRMPQDGRIRRVFEGRKVDFRVSTLPSRYGEKVVLRILDNSATQLGLDKLISDEESLQIVREMASRPFGLLLVTGPTGSGKSTTLYSILAERNEPGVNISTAEDPIEYSLPGITQVQVIRDKGMDFASILRSFLRQDPDVILVGETRDRETAKTAIEAALTGHLVLTTLHTNDAAGAIARLDEMGVEPFMVSGALLGVVAQRLVRRVCSTCRIPYTPSSTELARFGLTSSQDSGVTFYKAKTLQPEEVAIAKSQGELCPDCNGVGYKGRCGVYEVMRINQRLQTLITEGAPTERIKEVAVEDGMKTLLSYSLDLVRRGLTTLEEVERVTFTDSGLEAELKAKRKSSLECRTCNAELQPEWLECPYCMTPRFQD; this is translated from the coding sequence ATGACCTACTCCCCCTCACAGCGGCGTGCCCTGATCGTCAAAAATGACTTTTCTCCTTTCGGCAATAAGGTGATTGAGTCGGGGTATGTCAGCAATGAACAGATGCAGCAAGCTCTGAGCGAAAGTCGTAAATCAAAAAGACCTATTATTGAAGTTTTAGAATCGCTGACTGGACGTCAACTATCACCCGACTTACTAAGGTTTTACAAAAAACAGCAACTTTTTGAACTCAAAATTGTTTACGGGGTTGAATTTATCGACCCTGAGATTAATCAAATCGCTACCAATCAAGTTGCGAATTTAATCGACACGCTGATTCCGGTGGATATTTGCCGCCGTTTTCAATTAATTCCTTTATCGCAAACTGCTGATCCTCCTTCAGTGTTAGTCGCGATGGTCGATCCTGACCATCTTGAAGCGCAGGATAATTTGACTCGAATTCTCCGTCCCAAGAGCTTAGGATGGCAACGCATCGGGATTACACAAGAAGACTTTCAACAGTTGCTGGCGAAATACCTCGATGCCCAAGTCGAACAGCAAAAACAGCGAGAAATTCAAAAATCAGTTGATGTTCAATCAGAAATCGAAGGTTTAGAAGGCTTTGATTTACAAAATGCTAACGATGAAATTGAAGCCGATTTAGGCGCAGCGATTCAAAATGCTGAAGCAGCACCTGTCATTGCTTTAGTCAATAAAATTCTTGTTAAGGCGCTGCAAGAAAAAGTTTCAGACATTCACATCGAACCGCAAGAAGAACATCTCCGAATTCGCTTTCGCAAGGATGGCGTTTTACGTCAAGCGTTCGAGCCATTACCTAAGAAAATTGTTGCTGCGGTTGTCGCGCGTTTTAAAATTATTTCTGAATTGGACATCGCTGAACGAAGGATGCCCCAAGATGGACGAATTCGGCGCGTATTTGAAGGACGTAAAGTAGACTTTCGCGTTAGTACGCTACCGAGTCGTTACGGTGAGAAGGTTGTCTTACGAATTTTAGATAACTCAGCAACTCAACTTGGTTTAGATAAGCTGATCAGTGATGAAGAAAGTTTACAGATCGTCCGTGAAATGGCGAGTCGTCCGTTTGGATTACTGTTAGTGACAGGACCAACAGGTTCGGGAAAATCAACAACTTTGTATTCGATCTTGGCAGAACGTAACGAACCAGGAGTCAATATTAGTACCGCTGAAGATCCGATTGAGTATTCGTTACCAGGAATTACTCAAGTACAAGTCATTCGCGATAAAGGGATGGATTTTGCCTCGATTTTGCGGTCATTTTTGCGGCAAGATCCTGATGTAATTCTTGTCGGTGAGACGCGCGATCGCGAAACCGCTAAAACCGCAATTGAAGCCGCACTGACAGGACACTTAGTATTGACAACACTTCATACAAATGACGCCGCAGGTGCGATCGCTCGCCTAGATGAAATGGGTGTTGAGCCTTTTATGGTATCAGGAGCCTTACTCGGTGTTGTTGCTCAGCGTTTGGTGAGGCGTGTCTGTTCAACGTGTCGCATTCCCTATACGCCTTCTTCTACCGAATTAGCGCGCTTTGGCTTAACAAGTTCGCAAGACAGCGGTGTCACTTTTTATAAAGCGAAAACTCTACAGCCTGAAGAAGTAGCAATTGCGAAGAGTCAAGGTGAACTTTGTCCTGACTGTAACGGCGTTGGTTACAAAGGACGTTGTGGGGTGTATGAAGTGATGCGGATTAATCAACGGCTGCAAACTTTAATTACCGAAGGCGCACCCACCGAACGCATCAAAGAAGTCGCGGTGGAAGATGGGATGAAAACGCTACTGTCTTATAGCCTTGACCTTGTGCGGCGAGGTTTGACCACACTCGAAGAAGTTGAACGCGTTACCTTTACAGATTCTGGTTTAGAAGCAGAACTCAAAGCCAAACGCAAGAGTTCTTTAGAATGTCGGACTTGTAACGCAGAGTTACAACCAGAGTGGCTAGAATGTCCCTACTGTATGACACCGCGTTTTCAAGATTGA
- a CDS encoding type IV pilus twitching motility protein PilT → MDYMIEDLMEQVIACGGSDLHISTGLPPYIRISGKLTPTEYEPLTAEQCQRLIFTMLNNTQRKHLEQNWELDCSYGVRGLARFRVNVYKDRGTYAACLRALSSQIPSMDALKLPDIVREVSEKPRGLVLVTGPTGSGKSTTLASMINNINMTRSEHILTIEDPIEFVYEPIQSLIHQRQIGEDTKSFANALRAALREDPDVILVGEMRDLETISLAISAAETGHLVFGTLHTSSAAQTVDRMVDVFSPEQQQQIRVQLSNSLVAVFSQTLVPRKNPKPGEFGRVMAQEIMIVTPAIANLIREGKTSQIYSAIQTGGKLGMQTLEKVLADLYKAGTISLEAAMSKTSKPDELQRLIGGNIPSAQTMAARSASGKPVLVN, encoded by the coding sequence ATGGATTACATGATTGAAGACCTTATGGAGCAAGTTATTGCTTGCGGAGGCTCCGATTTACACATTTCTACTGGTTTACCTCCTTATATCCGTATCAGTGGCAAGTTGACTCCTACAGAGTACGAACCGTTAACGGCGGAACAATGCCAGCGGTTGATTTTTACGATGTTAAATAATACACAGCGCAAGCACCTTGAGCAAAACTGGGAACTTGATTGCTCTTATGGAGTGCGAGGCTTAGCACGTTTTCGTGTCAATGTTTACAAAGATCGCGGCACTTACGCAGCGTGTTTGCGGGCGCTTTCTTCCCAAATTCCCAGTATGGATGCGTTGAAGCTACCAGATATTGTGCGGGAAGTTTCGGAAAAGCCAAGGGGATTAGTTTTAGTTACAGGTCCAACAGGTTCTGGGAAGTCAACAACGTTGGCGTCAATGATTAACAACATTAATATGACGCGATCGGAACACATCTTAACGATTGAAGACCCGATTGAATTCGTTTACGAACCGATTCAAAGCTTAATTCATCAACGTCAAATCGGGGAAGATACCAAAAGTTTTGCTAATGCTTTGAGAGCAGCGTTACGCGAAGATCCTGATGTGATTCTTGTCGGTGAAATGCGTGACTTAGAAACAATTTCGCTAGCAATTTCTGCGGCGGAAACAGGTCACTTGGTATTTGGCACATTGCATACAAGTTCGGCAGCGCAGACGGTTGACCGGATGGTGGATGTTTTTTCGCCTGAACAACAACAGCAAATCCGCGTTCAGTTATCTAACTCGCTCGTAGCTGTATTTAGTCAAACGCTGGTACCGCGCAAAAATCCTAAACCAGGTGAATTTGGCAGAGTCATGGCGCAAGAAATCATGATTGTGACTCCGGCGATCGCAAACTTAATTCGCGAAGGCAAAACCTCTCAAATCTACTCAGCAATTCAAACGGGTGGAAAACTAGGAATGCAAACACTAGAAAAAGTTCTTGCTGATTTATATAAAGCCGGAACGATTTCTTTGGAAGCAGCAATGTCTAAAACCTCAAAACCTGATGAGTTACAGCGCCTGATTGGTGGTAATATACCCTCAGCACAGACAATGGCAGCTAGATCAGCTTCGGGTAAACCTGTACTTGTAAATTAA
- a CDS encoding type II secretion system F family protein, protein MPTYVASVRDSKGQLRKEKVIANSPSEARSSLRNQGLFIQEIKQSSELDLSKIDFQKITLILSKVSVKDKAVFSRQFSALVNAGVAIVRSLSVLAEQCSNPKLKKALLEISSDVQQGVNLSEAMRKHPDCFDNLYVSMVQAGEVGGVLDEVLNRLSKLLEDIARLQNQIKSALAYPVVVGLLALAIFIGMTVFLIPIFANIFKDLGTELPALTQFMLGISAFIQGFWWMIPIIIVAFGFAYRNYYKTRIGRETIDRLSLKMPLFGDLIQKSAVARFSRTFGALTRSGVPILTALEIVRDTAGNQVIANAVDASRQDIQQGGMISIALQKERVFPPMAIQMISIGEETGELDQMLMKVADFYEDEVEQAVKALTSILEPLMIVVLGGMVGLILLSMYLPMFKVFESLG, encoded by the coding sequence ATGCCTACCTACGTTGCTAGCGTTAGAGACTCGAAAGGACAACTTAGAAAAGAGAAAGTCATAGCAAACTCTCCGAGTGAGGCGCGTTCGAGTTTAAGAAATCAAGGTTTGTTCATTCAAGAAATTAAACAATCTTCAGAGCTAGACCTGAGCAAAATTGATTTTCAGAAAATTACATTAATTTTATCAAAAGTTTCTGTTAAAGATAAAGCAGTATTTTCACGACAATTTTCTGCGTTAGTCAATGCCGGAGTAGCAATTGTCAGAAGCTTGAGTGTATTAGCGGAGCAGTGTTCTAACCCTAAGCTCAAAAAAGCTTTATTAGAAATAAGCTCTGACGTGCAACAAGGTGTTAACCTTTCTGAAGCAATGCGCAAGCATCCCGATTGCTTCGATAACTTGTATGTCAGTATGGTTCAAGCTGGGGAAGTCGGCGGCGTACTCGATGAAGTTTTAAATCGATTATCTAAGTTACTTGAGGATATAGCACGGCTACAAAATCAAATTAAATCAGCGTTAGCTTATCCTGTTGTTGTCGGTTTATTAGCACTTGCTATTTTCATTGGAATGACAGTTTTTCTAATTCCAATTTTCGCAAATATTTTTAAAGATTTAGGAACAGAACTACCAGCATTGACACAATTTATGTTAGGTATTAGTGCCTTCATTCAAGGCTTCTGGTGGATGATTCCCATCATAATTGTTGCGTTTGGCTTTGCTTACCGTAATTACTATAAAACTCGAATTGGCAGAGAAACCATCGATCGTCTTTCTTTAAAAATGCCGCTATTTGGCGATTTGATTCAAAAGTCAGCAGTTGCACGTTTTAGCCGTACTTTTGGTGCTTTAACGCGTTCGGGAGTCCCCATTTTGACTGCTTTGGAAATTGTGCGGGATACAGCCGGAAACCAAGTCATTGCGAATGCGGTAGATGCATCGCGACAAGATATTCAACAAGGGGGAATGATTAGTATTGCTTTGCAAAAAGAGCGCGTCTTTCCACCTATGGCAATTCAAATGATTAGTATTGGCGAGGAAACCGGAGAACTCGATCAAATGCTGATGAAAGTTGCGGATTTTTATGAAGATGAAGTCGAGCAAGCAGTCAAAGCACTGACAAGTATTTTAGAACCTTTAATGATTGTTGTTCTAGGTGGGATGGTTGGCTTGATTTTGCTTTCTATGTATCTACCTATGTTTAAGGTGTTTGAAAGTTTAGGTTAG
- a CDS encoding AAA-like domain-containing protein, with the protein MWNLQQPKLAVAMKSIVTATRPVRLPTVQAFKLCSIGLAHQKGNEVIPRCNLYRQYFHEHLVSTNHIISA; encoded by the coding sequence TTGTGGAACCTACAACAACCAAAATTAGCCGTTGCCATGAAATCAATCGTTACCGCAACACGTCCTGTAAGATTACCTACAGTACAGGCATTTAAGCTATGTAGTATAGGCTTAGCGCATCAAAAAGGAAATGAAGTTATACCGCGCTGCAATTTGTACCGCCAGTATTTCCACGAGCATTTAGTTTCGACAAATCATATTATCTCCGCTTAA